The following proteins come from a genomic window of Salvia hispanica cultivar TCC Black 2014 chromosome 4, UniMelb_Shisp_WGS_1.0, whole genome shotgun sequence:
- the LOC125223281 gene encoding translationally-controlled tumor protein homolog, which produces MLVYQDLLTGDELLSDSFPYKEIENGALWEVEGKWVVTGAVDVDIGANPSAEGGGEDEGVDDQAVKVVDIVDTFRLQEQPPFDKKQFIGYIKKYIKVLTPKLDAEKQEEFKKSIEGATKYLVSKLKDLQFFVGESMADDSSLVFAYYKEGATDPTFLYFGHGLKEIKC; this is translated from the exons GTGATGAACTCCTCTCCGACTCTTTCCCGTATAAGGAAATCGAGAATGGAGCTCTATGGGAAGTCGAGGGAAAG TGGGTAGTCACCGGAGCTGTTGATGTTGACATTGGAGCAAATCCTTCGGCCGAAGGTGGTGGAGAGGATGAAGGAGTTGATGACCAGGCTGTCAAAGTGGTTGACATTGTCGACACCTTTAGGCTGCAG GAGCAACCTCCTTTCGACAAGAAGCAATTCATTGGATATATCAAGAAGTATATCAAGGTGTTGACGCCCAAGCTTGATGCCGAGAAGCAAGAGGAGTTTAAGAAGTCCATTGAGGGGGCGACCAAATATCTCGTCTCTAAACTCAAAGATCTCCAATT TTTTGTCGGAGAGAGCATGGCCGATGATAGCTCGTTGGTGTTTGCTTACTACAAGGAAGGTGCAACTGATCCAACATTTTTATACTTTGGCCATGGTTTGAAGGAAATCAAGTGTTGA